A window of the Lolium perenne isolate Kyuss_39 chromosome 7, Kyuss_2.0, whole genome shotgun sequence genome harbors these coding sequences:
- the LOC127316513 gene encoding cell division cycle 20.2, cofactor of APC complex: MDAGPDPMTPLKSTPRAASRSPLREAGASPYMPSLRTAAGSPAIKCYGDRFIPCRGTEEDRDIARYLLTEKENAATAPSPSKGAYRELLAEKMLGNRTRIFSFRNKPPPQPDSLLANDAASIHANPAKKRRCIPQTPDRILDAPDLADDYRVNLLDWGRRNVLSIALGNRICLLDVSSGSISELATVHEDDGPVTSVSWAPDGRHIAVGLASSVVQLWDSSTSRLLRTLEGVHESGVGSMAWRDNKVLTSGDIYGKIVNNDMRIRNHAAQTYCGHTKGVCGLKWSGSGNQLASGGSDDLLFLWDVAMASSVGSPGHRTQWLHRLEDHSAAVRGLAWCPFQSNVLASGGGTDDRCIKFWNTQTGACLNSVDTGAQVCALLWSKNDRELLSSHGYNQNELTLWKYPAMVKMAELTGHTSRVLFMSQSPDGCTVASAAADERLCFWNVFGISKDAVKSSHTGMFNSYNHLR; encoded by the exons ATGGATGCCGGCCCCGACCCGATGACGCCGTTGAAGAGCACGCCGCGTGCGGCATCGCGGTCACCGCTCCGGGAGGCCGGCGCGAGCCCCTACATGCCGTCACTGCGCACGGCGGCCGGCAGCCCCGCCATCAAGTGCTAC GGTGACCGATTCATACCGTGCAGAGGAACAGAGGAGGACAGGGACATCGCGCGCTACCTCCTGACGGAGAAGGAGAACGCCGCCACGGCGCCGTCGCCTTCCAAGGGAGCGTACCGCGAGCTGCTGGCCGAGAAGATGCTCGGCAACCGGACCAGAATCTTCTCCTTCCGGAACAAGCCACCTCCACAGCCCGACAGCCTCCTTGCCAATGATGCAGCTTCCATCCACGCCAATCCGGCCAAGAAGCGCCGATGCATCCCTCAG ACTCCGGATAGGATTCTGGATGCGCCAGACCTCGCCGACGATTACCGCGTCAATTTGCTGGACTGGGGACGTCGCAACGTGCTGTCCATCGCGCTGGGCAACAGGATATGCCTCTTGGACGTCTCGAGCGGGTCCATATCTGAGCTCGCCACCGTTCATGAAGACGATGGCCCTGTCACTAGTGTCAGCTGGGCTCCTGATGGCCGTCACATTGCTGTTGGCCTCGCCTCTTCAGTTGTCCAGCTCTGGGATTCAAGCACTAGCCGACTG CTTAGGACACTGGAAGGTGTGCACGAGTCGGGAGTCGGCTCAATGGCATGGAGAGACAACAAAGTCCTGACCTCTGGTGATATTTAcggcaagattgtgaacaatgacATGAGGATCAGGAACCATGCCGCACAGACATACTGTGGGCACACGAAGGGGGTGTGTGGGCTCAAGTGGTCGGGATCAGGAAATCAGCTGGCCAGTGGCGGCAGCGACGACCTGCTCTTCTTGTGGGATGTCGCCATGGCATCCTCAGTAGGGTCTCCAGGCCATCGCACCCAATGGCTACACAGGCTTGAGGACCACTCGGCTGCCGTGAGGGGGCTCGCATGGTGCCCATTCCAGAGCAACGTGCTGGCATCTGGTGGTGGCACAGATGATCGGTGCATCAAGTTTTGGAACACACAGACAGGTGCATGCCTCAACTCTGTCGACACCGGGGCACAGGTGTGTGCGCTGCTCTGGAGCAAGAATGACAGAGAGCTGTTGAGCTCACATGGATACAATCAGAATGAGCTCACCTTGTGGAAGTACCCGGCGATGGTTAAGATGGCTGAACTCACTGGCCATACTTCCCGTGTCCTTTTCATGTCCCAG AGCCCTGATGGTTGCACAGTAGCATCTGCTGCCGCAGATGAGAGACTGTGTTTCTGGAACGTCTTTGGGATTTCTAAGGATGCAGTCAAGAGTTCTCACACTGGGATGTTCAACAGTTACAATCATCTCCGATAA